One Drosophila virilis strain 15010-1051.87 chromosome 5, Dvir_AGI_RSII-ME, whole genome shotgun sequence DNA window includes the following coding sequences:
- the Patronin gene encoding patronin isoform X48, whose translation MDAETQEIRQARQRASVKWLLSKAFNNRVPDNLKEPFYRDHENQERLKPQIVVELGNATLYCQTLSNLYSDPNYQSLNHWSILQTLARKGVPVAESSDMPITETVLIQTNPLRINAHMSVIESLMVLYAKEISSGDRVVAAIRRISGSNYQAPAGQSYEQGLLAWISHACAALKKRIVKELETSVPDEIGTRLQTPDIPPVRDFQDLCDGICLALLISYYCPKVVPWTSVRINYLPAVEDSIHNILLVSSFSQKHLPYGVFHMTPEDITYMRGSMKLNLVLLLTDLFNLFEIHPAKCVCYPGMDGQVPHTNSFSGGALNRRSTPPTEYQTMQSNNFDGNQAEAFVVHKSRGITTLSSMHSQQQQQQQQQQQYQHQQQSQQEPLVPARLRQAKEKNNVESKADERGDFVAAGRPSNWEQSRRPSFAGRRSRRNSSSEDSQLTIENFGGSQDQLNTLGRYERERDRERKLSNTSVEPAVAVRSSIADARGTLQLGYDTDSGSEKQDRETEKYSMRRQASADNVPTASAHNLSNAGSPLPARNKQHSIDRDYSTVDHYNDARSTGYDPESTPVRKSSTSSMPASPAAWQLDTCDDDLRSLENATKLSTMRMKLEERRRRIEQDKRKIEMAVLRHQEKVCQEDLESCPDVLKWETMSNESKRTPEIDPADMDKYQAFNAPVSAYNSRPPSRDPYQQQQQQHHSHQQQPMQMPPMQYVNEHGQYMSPPAHYMQPQSIYSDNGAPYNNHSPYGAPPMPQYQQQHQQRNSVYDEYGQPANHFYLHESPPQPHPQRRTWAHSAAAAAYEQQQQAQQQQQQQPLLDVNAWQIQKKMQQQQQQQNWPNRPPSSAGTSQGFVLHQNGGGGGGELQHLFQVQSSPQHGQRIHGGGGSGSANGVQRQQSLTNLRDNRSPKGNMGQPMGMGQHEDMMAPQSICFIGDEEDVDELERNIIESMQSTRISDFVVQQQQRLHHHQQQQQQQQQQQLPTAHSGRGSSSEDYDSGELISNKLNITSGNLTYRIPSPSRPAIQANSFQDPRGGGGNGNGNGSGSGEEQRPEKGFYISFDNDQPKRPKPPLRAKKSPKKEPSRDNVDNQVVLKRESLSQLHNSNNFASEEAKNATAARHSIHNFPGVQANANANPAGNATYNKYTDEPPIQLRQITASAAEPNVHERRHLEDLTNQPQQQQQQQPLSPSRLRAEHSSSSAEAAKKKALVIGVDATNLDPESVDEMERRKEKIMLLSLQRRQQQEEAKARKEIEASQKREKEREKEEERARKKEEQVARRAAILEQHRLKKAIEEAEREGKTLDRPDLHVKLQPQSSNASTPRLRQQRVTRPRPKTIHVDDASVDISEASSLSSRGKKGSSSNLTGPKLYKQPAAKSNRGIILNAVEYCVFPGAVNREAKQKVLEKIARSEAKHFLVLFRDAGCQFRALYSYMPETDQVTKLYGTGPSQVDEVMFDKFFKYNSGGKCFSQVHTKHLTVTIDAFTIHNSLWQGKRVQLPSKKDMALVI comes from the exons ATGGATGCCGAAACACAGGAAATACGACag GCTCGTCAACGTGCTTCCGTCAAATGGCTGCTCTCGAAAGCGTTCAACAATCGCGTGCCGGACAACCTGAAGGAGCCGTTCTATCGCGATCACGAGAACCAGGAACGCCTCAAGCCTCAAATCGTTGTGGAGTTGGGCAATGCGACGCTTTATTGCCAGACACTGTCCAATCTGTACTCCGACCCCAACTACCAAAGCTTAAATCACTGGTCAATATTACAGACGCTAGCGCGCAAGGGTGTACCCGTGGCCGAATCGTCGGACATGCCCATTACCGAAACGGTATTAATTCAAACGAATCCGTTGCGAATT AACGCCCACATGTCTGTGATAGAATCGCTGATGGTTCTCTATGCGAAGGAAATATCGTCGGGTGACCGTGTCGTGGCGGCCATACGGAG aATATCTGGTAGCAACTATCAGGCGCCTGCAGGCCAGTCCTATGAACAGGGCCTGCTCGCTTGGATATCGCATGCATGCGCCGCGCTTAAAAAGCGCATCGTCAAGGAGCTGGAAACCAGCGTGCCAGACGAGATT GGTACGCGTCTGCAGACGCCGGACATACCGCCAGTACGTGATTTTCAAGATCTGTGCGATGGCATTTGCCTGGCCCTGCTCATCTCCTACTACTGCCCCAAGGTGGTGCCGTGGACGAGTGTGCGCATTAACTATCTGCCTGCTGTGGAGGACTCCATACACAATATACTGCTGGTGAGCAGTTTTTCACAAAAGCATTTGCCATACGGCGTCTTCCACATGACGCCCGAGGACATAACATACATGCGAGG CTCAATGAAACTAAAtctggtgttgctgctgacgGATTTGTTCAATTTGTTCGAGATACACCCGGCCAAATGTGTCTGTTACCCGGGCATGGATGGACAGG ttccGCACACAAATTCATTCAGCGGCGGCGCCTTAAATCGCAGGTCAACTCCGCCCACCGAATATCAAACGATGCAGTCAAATAATTTTGATGGCAACCAGGCCGAAG CGTTCGTCGTGCACAAGTCGCGTGGCATTACCACACTCTCATCCATGcactcgcagcagcagcagcaacagcaacagcagcagcagtatcagcaccagcaacagtcACAGCAGGAGCCCTTGGTTCCAGCTCGCTTGCGTCaggcaaaagaaaagaacaatGTCGAGTCGAAAGCAGACGAGAGAG GCGATTTTGTCGCTGCGGGCCGACCAAGTAACTGGGAACAGAGCCGGCGTCCAAGTTTCGCAG GTCGTCGCTCGCGACGAAACTCCTCCAGCGAAGACTCGCAGTTGACTATTGAGAACTTTGGCGGCTCACAGGATCAGCTCAATACGCTGGGCCGCTACGAGCGCGAACGGGACAGAGAACGTAAGCTGTCCAATACAAGTGTGG AACCGGCCGTGGCAGTGCGTTCTTCAATTGCTGATGCTCGTGGCACGCTACAGCTGGGCTACGACACGGATTCGGGATCTGAGAAACAGGATCGCGAAACCGAAAAGTATTCTATGCGTCGACAGGCTAG TGCGGACAATGTGCCAACGGCCTCTGCGCATAATCTGTCAAATGCGGGCAGTCCGTTGCCGGCGCGGAACAAGCAACATTCCATCGATAGGGACTACTCGACAGTCGACCACTATAATGACGCCAGATCGACTGGGTATGATCCAGAAAGCACGCCCGTGCGTAAATCCTCAACCAGCAGCATGCCAGCGAGTCCGGCGGCTTGGCAGCTGGACACCTGTGACGATGATTTACGCTCGCTGGAGAATGCCACCAAGTTATCTACGATGCGGATGAAACTGGAGGAGAGACGTCGCCGCATTGAGCAGGATAAGCGCAAAATCGAAATGGCAGTGCTGCGGCATCAGGAGAAGGTTTGCCAG GAGGACTTGGAATCGTGTCCCGACGTCTTAAAGTGGGAGACCATGAGCAACGAGTCGAAGCGTACGCCGGAAATAGATCCAGCTGACATGGACAAATACCAA GCTTTTAATGCGCCAGTCAGCGCCTACAATTCCCGTCCGCCAAGCCGCGATCCctaccaacagcagcagcagcagcaccattCACACCAACAGCAACCCATGCAGATGCCACCCATGCAGTACGTCAACGAGCACGGACAGTACATGTCGCCGCCCGCTCACTACATGCAGCCTCAAAGCATCTACAGCGACAATGGCGCCCCTTACAACAACCACTCCCCCTACGGAGCACCTCCGATGCCGCAGtaccagcaacagcaccagcaacgCAACAGCGTTTACGATGAGTACGGCCAGCCGGCAAATCACTTTTACCTGCACGAGTCTCCGCCTCAACCGCATCCACAGCGTCGCACCTGGGCGCActcggcggcagcggcagcgtacgaacagcagcaacaggcacagcaacagcagcagcagcaaccactgTTGGATGTCAATGCCTGGCAAATACAGAAGAagatgcagcaacagcagcagcagcaaaactgGCCTAATCGGCCGCCCTCCAGCGCTGGCACGTCTCAGGGCTTTGTGCTGCACCAAAacggaggcggcggcggcggtgaaTTGCAGCATCTATTCCAGGTGCAGTCTTCCCCACAACACGGTCAGCGGATACATGGCGGgggtggcagtggcagcgccAACGGCGTACAGCGGCAGCAATCGCTGACGAATCTACGTGACAATCGGTCACCCAAGGGCAACATGGGCCAGCCCATGGGAATGGGACAGCACGAGGACATGATGGCGCCGCAAAGTATTTGCTTCATCGGCGACGAGGAAGATGTTGATGAGCTAGAGCGCAACATTATCGAGTCTATGCAATCGACTCGGATTTCCGATTTTgtggtgcagcagcagcaacgccttcatcatcatcagcagcaacagcaacagcagcagcagcagcagctgccgacGGCGCACAGCGGACGCGGCAGCAGCTCTGAGGATTACGACAGCGGCGAGCTGATTTCCAATAAACTTAACATCACCAGCGGCAATCTCACTTACCGCATTCCCTCGCCCTCGCGCCCCGCCATACAGGCCAACAGCTTTCAGGATCCACGTGGAGGGGGCggcaacggaaacggaaacggtAGTGGTAGCGGCGAGGAGCAGCGGCCCGAAAAGGGCTTCTATATATCCTTCGACAACGATCAGCCGAAGCGACCGAAGCCGCCACTGCGCGCCAAGAAGTCACCCAAAAAGGAGCCCAGCAGGGATAATGTGGACAACCAAGTTGTCCTTAAACGTGAATCGCTAAGTCAActgcacaacagcaacaattttgcCAGCGAGGAGGCCAAAAACGCAACTGCTGCCAGGCACAGCATCCACAACTTCCCCGGCGTCcaagccaatgccaatgccaatccAGCCGGCAACGCAACCTACAACAAATACACAGACGAGCCGCCTATCCAGCTGCGCCAAATAACAGCATCGGCGGCCGAACCCAATGTCCACGAGCGCCGGCATCTCGAGGACCTCACCaatcagccgcagcagcagcagcagcaacagccgctcTCGCCATCTCGATTAAGGGCCGAacatagcagcagcagcgccgagGCGGCCAAGAAAAAAGCGCTGGTCATTGGCGTCGATGCGACCAATCTAGATCCG GAATCTGTGGACGAAATGGAACGTCGCAAAGAGAAGATAATGTTGCTTTCCCTGCAACGCCGACAGCAGCAAGAGGAGGCCAAGGCGCGAAAGGAGATAGAGGCATCCCAAAAACGAGAAAAGGAACGAGAAAAGGAGGAAGAGCGCGCGCGCAAAAAGGAGGAACAGGTGGCGCGACGTGCGGCCATATTGGAACAACATAGACTAAAAAAAGCCATCGAGGAAGCCGAGCGAGAA GGTAAAACTCTGGACCGGCCCGATTTACATGTAAAACTGCAGCCACAGTCTTCAAACGCGTCCACGCCGCGTCTTAGACAGCAACGTGTGACTAGGCCACGGCCCAAAACGATCCACGTCGACGACGCCAGTGTGGACATTAGTGAGGCTTCAAGCCTATCCAGTCGGGGCAAAAAAGGCTCAAGTTCAAACCTAACCG GTCCAAAATTGTACAAACAACCAGCGGCCAAATCAAATCGCGGCATTATACTAAATGCCGTTGAGTACTGCGTTTTTCCCGGCGCCGTTAACCGTGAAGCCAAACAGAAAGTGCTCGAGAAGATCGCACGCTCGGAGGCCAAACACTTCCTCGTACTCTTCCGGGATGCGGGCTGCCAATTCCGCGCCCTCTACAGTTACATGCCGGAGACGGATCAAGTGACGAAGCTGTACGGCACGGGACCTAGTCAAGTCGACGAAGTCATGTTCGATAAATTCTTCAA ATACAACTCAGGTGGGAAATGCTTCTCACAGGTGCACACAAAGCATCTGACCGTCACGATAGACGCCTTCACAATACACAACTCACTGTGGCAGGGCAAGCGGGTGCAGTTGCCCAGCAAAAAGGACATGGCGCTTGTGATTTAA
- the Patronin gene encoding patronin isoform X45, which yields MDAETQEIRQARQRASVKWLLSKAFNNRVPDNLKEPFYRDHENQERLKPQIVVELGNATLYCQTLSNLYSDPNYQSLNHWSILQTLARKGVPVAESSDMPITETVLIQTNPLRINAHMSVIESLMVLYAKEISSGDRVVAAIRRISGSNYQAPAGQSYEQGLLAWISHACAALKKRIVKELETSVPDEIGTRLQTPDIPPVRDFQDLCDGICLALLISYYCPKVVPWTSVRINYLPAVEDSIHNILLVSSFSQKHLPYGVFHMTPEDITYMRGSMKLNLVLLLTDLFNLFEIHPAKCVCYPGMDGQVPHTNSFSGGALNRRSTPPTEYQTMQSNNFDGNQAEAFVVHKSRGITTLSSMHSQQQQQQQQQQQYQHQQQSQQEPLVPARLRQAKEKNNVESKADERGRRSRRNSSSEDSQLTIENFGGSQDQLNTLGRYERERDRERKLSNTSVEPAVAVRSSIADARGTLQLGYDTDSGSEKQDRETEKYSMRRQASADNVPTASAHNLSNAGSPLPARNKQHSIDRDYSTVDHYNDARSTGYDPESTPVRKSSTSSMPASPAAWQLDTCDDDLRSLENATKLSTMRMKLEERRRRIEQDKRKIEMAVLRHQEKVCQEDLESCPDVLKWETMSNESKRTPEIDPADMDKYQQSIAIMNMNLQDIQQDIHRLATQQSQMQAQHLQAQQLMQAQQIANMLNQAFNAPVSAYNSRPPSRDPYQQQQQQHHSHQQQPMQMPPMQYVNEHGQYMSPPAHYMQPQSIYSDNGAPYNNHSPYGAPPMPQYQQQHQQRNSVYDEYGQPANHFYLHESPPQPHPQRRTWAHSAAAAAYEQQQQAQQQQQQQPLLDVNAWQIQKKMQQQQQQQNWPNRPPSSAGTSQGFVLHQNGGGGGGELQHLFQVQSSPQHGQRIHGGGGSGSANGVQRQQSLTNLRDNRSPKGNMGQPMGMGQHEDMMAPQSICFIGDEEDVDELERNIIESMQSTRISDFVVQQQQRLHHHQQQQQQQQQQQLPTAHSGRGSSSEDYDSGELISNKLNITSGNLTYRIPSPSRPAIQANSFQDPRGGGGNGNGNGSGSGEEQRPEKGFYISFDNDQPKRPKPPLRAKKSPKKEPSRDNVDNQVVLKRESLSQLHNSNNFASEEAKNATAARHSIHNFPGVQANANANPAGNATYNKYTDEPPIQLRQITASAAEPNVHERRHLEDLTNQPQQQQQQQPLSPSRLRAEHSSSSAEAAKKKALVIGVDATNLDPESVDEMERRKEKIMLLSLQRRQQQEEAKARKEIEASQKREKEREKEEERARKKEEQVARRAAILEQHRLKKAIEEAEREGKTLDRPDLHVKLQPQSSNASTPRLRQQRVTRPRPKTIHVDDASVDISEASSLSSRGKKGSSSNLTGYGQLSSNSMKRDFYRGSQDSLTVKESPDDYPSTSSTPIGRRGSYKTSREPAVERGRTLSRISVAKGSTLNFRGRKSNSLMNLCGPKLYKQPAAKSNRGIILNAVEYCVFPGAVNREAKQKVLEKIARSEAKHFLVLFRDAGCQFRALYSYMPETDQVTKLYGTGPSQVDEVMFDKFFKYNSGGKCFSQVHTKHLTVTIDAFTIHNSLWQGKRVQLPSKKDMALVI from the exons ATGGATGCCGAAACACAGGAAATACGACag GCTCGTCAACGTGCTTCCGTCAAATGGCTGCTCTCGAAAGCGTTCAACAATCGCGTGCCGGACAACCTGAAGGAGCCGTTCTATCGCGATCACGAGAACCAGGAACGCCTCAAGCCTCAAATCGTTGTGGAGTTGGGCAATGCGACGCTTTATTGCCAGACACTGTCCAATCTGTACTCCGACCCCAACTACCAAAGCTTAAATCACTGGTCAATATTACAGACGCTAGCGCGCAAGGGTGTACCCGTGGCCGAATCGTCGGACATGCCCATTACCGAAACGGTATTAATTCAAACGAATCCGTTGCGAATT AACGCCCACATGTCTGTGATAGAATCGCTGATGGTTCTCTATGCGAAGGAAATATCGTCGGGTGACCGTGTCGTGGCGGCCATACGGAG aATATCTGGTAGCAACTATCAGGCGCCTGCAGGCCAGTCCTATGAACAGGGCCTGCTCGCTTGGATATCGCATGCATGCGCCGCGCTTAAAAAGCGCATCGTCAAGGAGCTGGAAACCAGCGTGCCAGACGAGATT GGTACGCGTCTGCAGACGCCGGACATACCGCCAGTACGTGATTTTCAAGATCTGTGCGATGGCATTTGCCTGGCCCTGCTCATCTCCTACTACTGCCCCAAGGTGGTGCCGTGGACGAGTGTGCGCATTAACTATCTGCCTGCTGTGGAGGACTCCATACACAATATACTGCTGGTGAGCAGTTTTTCACAAAAGCATTTGCCATACGGCGTCTTCCACATGACGCCCGAGGACATAACATACATGCGAGG CTCAATGAAACTAAAtctggtgttgctgctgacgGATTTGTTCAATTTGTTCGAGATACACCCGGCCAAATGTGTCTGTTACCCGGGCATGGATGGACAGG ttccGCACACAAATTCATTCAGCGGCGGCGCCTTAAATCGCAGGTCAACTCCGCCCACCGAATATCAAACGATGCAGTCAAATAATTTTGATGGCAACCAGGCCGAAG CGTTCGTCGTGCACAAGTCGCGTGGCATTACCACACTCTCATCCATGcactcgcagcagcagcagcaacagcaacagcagcagcagtatcagcaccagcaacagtcACAGCAGGAGCCCTTGGTTCCAGCTCGCTTGCGTCaggcaaaagaaaagaacaatGTCGAGTCGAAAGCAGACGAGAGAG GTCGTCGCTCGCGACGAAACTCCTCCAGCGAAGACTCGCAGTTGACTATTGAGAACTTTGGCGGCTCACAGGATCAGCTCAATACGCTGGGCCGCTACGAGCGCGAACGGGACAGAGAACGTAAGCTGTCCAATACAAGTGTGG AACCGGCCGTGGCAGTGCGTTCTTCAATTGCTGATGCTCGTGGCACGCTACAGCTGGGCTACGACACGGATTCGGGATCTGAGAAACAGGATCGCGAAACCGAAAAGTATTCTATGCGTCGACAGGCTAG TGCGGACAATGTGCCAACGGCCTCTGCGCATAATCTGTCAAATGCGGGCAGTCCGTTGCCGGCGCGGAACAAGCAACATTCCATCGATAGGGACTACTCGACAGTCGACCACTATAATGACGCCAGATCGACTGGGTATGATCCAGAAAGCACGCCCGTGCGTAAATCCTCAACCAGCAGCATGCCAGCGAGTCCGGCGGCTTGGCAGCTGGACACCTGTGACGATGATTTACGCTCGCTGGAGAATGCCACCAAGTTATCTACGATGCGGATGAAACTGGAGGAGAGACGTCGCCGCATTGAGCAGGATAAGCGCAAAATCGAAATGGCAGTGCTGCGGCATCAGGAGAAGGTTTGCCAG GAGGACTTGGAATCGTGTCCCGACGTCTTAAAGTGGGAGACCATGAGCAACGAGTCGAAGCGTACGCCGGAAATAGATCCAGCTGACATGGACAAATACCAA CAAAGCATCGCCATTATGAACATGAATCTGCAGGATATCCAACAGGATATCCATCGGCTGGCCACGCAGCAAAGCCAAATGCAGGCACAGCATCTGCAAGCGCAGCAGCTGATGCAGGCACAACAAATAGCCAACATGCTGAATCAG GCTTTTAATGCGCCAGTCAGCGCCTACAATTCCCGTCCGCCAAGCCGCGATCCctaccaacagcagcagcagcagcaccattCACACCAACAGCAACCCATGCAGATGCCACCCATGCAGTACGTCAACGAGCACGGACAGTACATGTCGCCGCCCGCTCACTACATGCAGCCTCAAAGCATCTACAGCGACAATGGCGCCCCTTACAACAACCACTCCCCCTACGGAGCACCTCCGATGCCGCAGtaccagcaacagcaccagcaacgCAACAGCGTTTACGATGAGTACGGCCAGCCGGCAAATCACTTTTACCTGCACGAGTCTCCGCCTCAACCGCATCCACAGCGTCGCACCTGGGCGCActcggcggcagcggcagcgtacgaacagcagcaacaggcacagcaacagcagcagcagcaaccactgTTGGATGTCAATGCCTGGCAAATACAGAAGAagatgcagcaacagcagcagcagcaaaactgGCCTAATCGGCCGCCCTCCAGCGCTGGCACGTCTCAGGGCTTTGTGCTGCACCAAAacggaggcggcggcggcggtgaaTTGCAGCATCTATTCCAGGTGCAGTCTTCCCCACAACACGGTCAGCGGATACATGGCGGgggtggcagtggcagcgccAACGGCGTACAGCGGCAGCAATCGCTGACGAATCTACGTGACAATCGGTCACCCAAGGGCAACATGGGCCAGCCCATGGGAATGGGACAGCACGAGGACATGATGGCGCCGCAAAGTATTTGCTTCATCGGCGACGAGGAAGATGTTGATGAGCTAGAGCGCAACATTATCGAGTCTATGCAATCGACTCGGATTTCCGATTTTgtggtgcagcagcagcaacgccttcatcatcatcagcagcaacagcaacagcagcagcagcagcagctgccgacGGCGCACAGCGGACGCGGCAGCAGCTCTGAGGATTACGACAGCGGCGAGCTGATTTCCAATAAACTTAACATCACCAGCGGCAATCTCACTTACCGCATTCCCTCGCCCTCGCGCCCCGCCATACAGGCCAACAGCTTTCAGGATCCACGTGGAGGGGGCggcaacggaaacggaaacggtAGTGGTAGCGGCGAGGAGCAGCGGCCCGAAAAGGGCTTCTATATATCCTTCGACAACGATCAGCCGAAGCGACCGAAGCCGCCACTGCGCGCCAAGAAGTCACCCAAAAAGGAGCCCAGCAGGGATAATGTGGACAACCAAGTTGTCCTTAAACGTGAATCGCTAAGTCAActgcacaacagcaacaattttgcCAGCGAGGAGGCCAAAAACGCAACTGCTGCCAGGCACAGCATCCACAACTTCCCCGGCGTCcaagccaatgccaatgccaatccAGCCGGCAACGCAACCTACAACAAATACACAGACGAGCCGCCTATCCAGCTGCGCCAAATAACAGCATCGGCGGCCGAACCCAATGTCCACGAGCGCCGGCATCTCGAGGACCTCACCaatcagccgcagcagcagcagcagcaacagccgctcTCGCCATCTCGATTAAGGGCCGAacatagcagcagcagcgccgagGCGGCCAAGAAAAAAGCGCTGGTCATTGGCGTCGATGCGACCAATCTAGATCCG GAATCTGTGGACGAAATGGAACGTCGCAAAGAGAAGATAATGTTGCTTTCCCTGCAACGCCGACAGCAGCAAGAGGAGGCCAAGGCGCGAAAGGAGATAGAGGCATCCCAAAAACGAGAAAAGGAACGAGAAAAGGAGGAAGAGCGCGCGCGCAAAAAGGAGGAACAGGTGGCGCGACGTGCGGCCATATTGGAACAACATAGACTAAAAAAAGCCATCGAGGAAGCCGAGCGAGAA GGTAAAACTCTGGACCGGCCCGATTTACATGTAAAACTGCAGCCACAGTCTTCAAACGCGTCCACGCCGCGTCTTAGACAGCAACGTGTGACTAGGCCACGGCCCAAAACGATCCACGTCGACGACGCCAGTGTGGACATTAGTGAGGCTTCAAGCCTATCCAGTCGGGGCAAAAAAGGCTCAAGTTCAAACCTAACCG GCTACGGTCAACTAAGCTCCAATTCAATGAAAAGAGACTTTTATAGGGGCTCGCAAGACTCCCTTACAGTTAAAg AGTCCCCCGATGATTATCCCAGCACAAGTTCAACTCCGATTGGACGACGGGGATCATACAAAACTTCCAGAG AGCCAGCCGTCGAAAGGGGCCGCACCCTGTCGCGTATATCAGTTGCTAAGGGGAGCACGCTTAATTTCCGTGGCCGAAAATCCAATTCGCTAATGAATTTGTGCG GTCCAAAATTGTACAAACAACCAGCGGCCAAATCAAATCGCGGCATTATACTAAATGCCGTTGAGTACTGCGTTTTTCCCGGCGCCGTTAACCGTGAAGCCAAACAGAAAGTGCTCGAGAAGATCGCACGCTCGGAGGCCAAACACTTCCTCGTACTCTTCCGGGATGCGGGCTGCCAATTCCGCGCCCTCTACAGTTACATGCCGGAGACGGATCAAGTGACGAAGCTGTACGGCACGGGACCTAGTCAAGTCGACGAAGTCATGTTCGATAAATTCTTCAA ATACAACTCAGGTGGGAAATGCTTCTCACAGGTGCACACAAAGCATCTGACCGTCACGATAGACGCCTTCACAATACACAACTCACTGTGGCAGGGCAAGCGGGTGCAGTTGCCCAGCAAAAAGGACATGGCGCTTGTGATTTAA